The Paraburkholderia sabiae genome includes a region encoding these proteins:
- a CDS encoding oxidoreductase — protein MKVRVDRLVGEHLPYGHLMDQFWSPLTNTLEAPYGGSLENRMRFSFDVLRAIRERVGERFLVGIRYVADETLAGGISAEEGVEISKRLKNSGLVDFLNVIRGHVDTDSGLADMIPLMGMKSAAHLEFAGEIRKTTDFPTFHAGRIQDVATARYAIEAGKVDMVGMTRAHMADPHIVRKIIERREEEIRPCVGATYCLDRIYQGGAAFCIHNAATGREETMPHIIRMAGKKRKIVIVGAGPGGLEAARIAGERGHDVRVFEAMHVPGGQIRLTAQNPRRKEMIGIVDWRMSQCERLGVNFSFNTWADVDTVTAENPDVVIVATGGMPDTEVLSEGNEHVVSSWDIISGDVKPGKNVLIFDDAGDHAALQAAETIAQTGAKVEIVTPDRAFAPEVMGMNLVPYMRALQKLDATFTVTYRLESVRRDGTELVATFGSDYGGVHKEKRYDQVVVNHGIVPMDELYFELRPLSTNGGEVNYEQLLEGKPQTVERNPGGRFKLFRIGDAVSSRNTHAAIYDALRIMKDI, from the coding sequence ATGAAAGTCCGCGTCGATCGACTCGTCGGCGAGCACCTGCCCTACGGGCATCTGATGGACCAGTTCTGGTCGCCGCTGACGAATACACTCGAAGCACCCTATGGCGGATCCCTCGAAAATCGCATGCGCTTTTCATTTGACGTGCTGCGCGCCATCCGCGAGCGCGTGGGCGAGCGTTTTCTGGTTGGCATCCGATATGTCGCGGACGAGACGTTAGCTGGAGGAATTTCGGCGGAAGAGGGCGTCGAAATCTCGAAGCGCCTGAAGAATAGCGGGCTCGTGGACTTCCTGAACGTTATCCGTGGTCACGTCGACACGGATTCCGGTCTCGCAGACATGATTCCACTCATGGGCATGAAGAGCGCGGCGCACCTCGAATTCGCGGGTGAGATTCGCAAGACGACTGACTTCCCCACGTTCCACGCGGGTCGGATTCAGGACGTGGCGACGGCACGCTATGCCATCGAAGCCGGTAAGGTCGACATGGTTGGGATGACACGCGCTCATATGGCAGACCCGCATATCGTCCGCAAGATCATCGAGCGACGGGAAGAGGAAATTCGTCCGTGCGTCGGCGCTACTTACTGTCTCGATCGGATCTATCAAGGTGGTGCTGCCTTTTGCATCCACAACGCTGCGACGGGTCGCGAAGAGACCATGCCGCACATCATCAGGATGGCTGGGAAGAAGCGCAAGATTGTGATCGTCGGGGCGGGGCCGGGGGGACTCGAAGCAGCTCGGATCGCCGGCGAACGTGGGCACGATGTGCGGGTGTTCGAGGCCATGCATGTTCCGGGCGGCCAAATCCGTCTTACGGCACAGAACCCGCGACGCAAGGAGATGATTGGCATCGTTGACTGGAGAATGTCGCAATGCGAACGGCTCGGTGTTAACTTCTCGTTCAATACATGGGCCGACGTCGATACGGTCACCGCAGAGAACCCGGATGTCGTGATCGTCGCGACGGGGGGTATGCCAGACACCGAGGTGCTGTCGGAAGGAAACGAGCACGTCGTGTCATCGTGGGACATCATTTCTGGCGATGTGAAGCCGGGCAAGAACGTACTCATCTTCGACGACGCGGGAGATCACGCGGCGCTCCAGGCAGCGGAGACCATCGCGCAAACGGGAGCGAAGGTCGAGATCGTGACGCCGGACCGCGCGTTTGCGCCGGAAGTGATGGGGATGAACCTGGTTCCCTACATGCGTGCGCTGCAGAAGCTCGACGCAACGTTCACGGTGACCTATCGCCTGGAGTCGGTTCGACGTGACGGGACTGAACTCGTGGCGACCTTCGGTAGCGACTATGGCGGTGTGCACAAGGAGAAGCGCTACGATCAGGTGGTCGTGAATCACGGCATAGTTCCGATGGACGAGTTGTACTTTGAATTGCGTCCTCTCTCCACGAACGGTGGCGAAGTCAATTACGAACAGCTTCTGGAAGGCAAGCCGCAAACCGTCGAGCGCAACCCGGGCGGAAGGTTCAAGCTTTTCAGAATTGGCGACGCCGTCTCTTCGCGCAACACACATGCGGCGATCTATGACGCGCTGCGGATCATGAAAGATATTTGA
- a CDS encoding NAD(P)/FAD-dependent oxidoreductase, with protein MLADESIDADFHKGGVIYGAARFPEQIQRQRDVLKQLYAAGHTEEDCYWLDKRSLADMVHLRDGYGGIFKRHCATINPAKMVRGLANAVERQGVEIYEQSRVTSISPGLVKTASGSVRANFVVPAMEGYSTTVPNFGRYVIPVQSLIIATEPLSDEKWDEIGLAKRPAFCDGSRMISYGQRSRDGRMIFGARGGYVFGGKPRSEFNLSAPEFRLREELLHDLFPMLKGVRITHGWGGSLGMARGFAPHVVFDRSAGIGMAGGYGGQGVGPSHLFARTLADLILGQETDRTQMPWVFDRTSPRAVLRSWEPEPIRWLTSKAIMSTFAWEEKLCRANTSTAWEKSLATQLSNSMSLLMR; from the coding sequence GTGCTCGCCGACGAGTCGATCGACGCGGACTTTCATAAAGGCGGCGTCATCTATGGCGCCGCACGATTCCCCGAGCAGATCCAGCGCCAACGCGATGTCCTCAAGCAGCTGTATGCCGCGGGTCACACGGAGGAGGATTGCTACTGGCTCGACAAGCGATCGCTTGCCGACATGGTGCATCTGAGAGACGGATATGGCGGCATTTTCAAGCGCCATTGCGCAACGATCAATCCCGCGAAAATGGTGCGCGGTCTCGCAAACGCTGTCGAACGTCAGGGCGTGGAGATCTACGAGCAGAGCAGAGTTACGTCGATCAGTCCAGGTCTGGTGAAGACGGCATCCGGGTCGGTCAGGGCAAATTTCGTTGTGCCCGCGATGGAGGGCTACTCCACTACGGTTCCCAACTTTGGACGGTACGTTATCCCCGTTCAGAGTCTCATCATTGCCACGGAACCTCTGAGCGACGAGAAGTGGGACGAGATCGGGCTAGCGAAGCGACCGGCGTTTTGCGACGGCAGCAGAATGATCAGTTATGGACAACGCTCGCGCGATGGCCGGATGATTTTTGGCGCACGTGGCGGTTATGTTTTCGGAGGAAAGCCCCGCAGCGAATTCAACCTCAGCGCGCCCGAATTCCGGTTGCGCGAGGAACTTCTCCACGACCTCTTCCCAATGCTCAAGGGAGTACGGATCACCCACGGTTGGGGAGGATCGCTCGGCATGGCACGAGGCTTCGCCCCGCACGTCGTCTTCGACAGGTCCGCGGGCATCGGCATGGCCGGCGGATACGGCGGTCAAGGTGTTGGACCGTCTCATCTGTTCGCGCGGACGCTCGCCGATCTTATCCTGGGACAGGAGACGGACCGGACGCAGATGCCATGGGTTTTCGATCGGACTTCGCCGCGAGCGGTCCTTCGCTCATGGGAACCCGAACCGATCCGTTGGCTGACGTCGAAGGCCATCATGTCGACCTTTGCCTGGGAAGAGAAACTTTGCCGCGCCAACACCTCAACTGCTTGGGAAAAGTCGCTGGCGACGCAGTTGAGCAACTCGATGTCACTGCTGATGCGTTAG
- a CDS encoding ornithine cyclodeaminase family protein, translating to MQIISAQQIQSVLDWCGVLDALHRGHAGTRPSGGGYFIGDSSFGLFSRGVILPGRGAGVKIASIHPANGAAVPPLPSEQAAFLVLDERTKGLVAMLDGPEITRWKTAADSALAARMLCSEHSEVLLVLGAGPVARSLTDAYLHIRPSIREVLLWNRTPSRLEAARSALDARNIRVSIVEDLDAAVARADIITAATSASTPVIRGECIRPGTHVDLVGGYRADMQEADCDVFRGARIFVDDRQNAVQSGDIQNPLKAGVIRESDIEGDLFDLCRMPTFHRSAGDRTVYKNAGGAHLDLIVSQYVVEQLKSR from the coding sequence ATGCAGATCATTTCCGCGCAACAGATCCAGTCGGTACTCGACTGGTGCGGCGTTCTCGACGCGTTGCACCGCGGGCACGCGGGTACCCGGCCGAGCGGCGGCGGCTACTTCATCGGGGATTCGAGCTTCGGCCTGTTCAGCCGGGGTGTGATCCTGCCGGGCAGGGGTGCCGGGGTCAAGATCGCGTCGATCCATCCGGCCAATGGCGCTGCCGTCCCGCCGCTGCCGTCGGAGCAGGCCGCATTTCTGGTCCTGGACGAGCGCACCAAGGGGCTCGTCGCGATGCTGGACGGCCCCGAAATCACGCGATGGAAAACCGCCGCCGATTCCGCGCTAGCGGCCCGCATGCTGTGCAGCGAGCACAGTGAGGTCCTGCTCGTGCTGGGCGCGGGCCCGGTTGCGCGGTCTTTGACGGACGCATATCTGCACATCCGGCCCTCCATCCGAGAGGTGTTGTTATGGAATCGCACACCGTCGAGGCTGGAAGCCGCGCGCTCGGCGCTCGACGCAAGAAACATCCGTGTCAGCATTGTCGAGGACCTCGATGCCGCGGTCGCCCGCGCAGACATCATCACGGCCGCCACCAGCGCATCCACACCCGTGATCCGGGGCGAGTGCATTCGCCCCGGTACCCACGTCGATCTGGTGGGCGGATACCGAGCCGACATGCAGGAGGCCGATTGCGATGTGTTCCGTGGTGCGCGGATCTTCGTGGACGACCGCCAGAATGCCGTTCAGTCGGGGGATATTCAGAACCCGCTAAAAGCGGGCGTGATTCGGGAGAGTGATATCGAAGGCGATCTGTTCGATCTGTGCCGGATGCCGACGTTCCATCGTTCGGCCGGGGACCGCACGGTTTATAAGAATGCAGGCGGTGCGCACCTGGATCTGATCGTCAGCCAGTATGTGGTCGAGCAATTGAAATCACGCTAA
- a CDS encoding proline racemase family protein: MGFKRSIHAVETHSGIPMRVVTGGIPHIPGDTVQAKMKWLEANDDGLRKLLLREPRGYPAHCCNIVVPPCHPEADAGYIILEQVEYPMMSGGNTISVATVLLEMGMLPMREPVTELTLEAPAGLIRITAECKDGKVKSVKFRNVPAFAAHLDAVIDVPHLGKVRVDVGWGGMFYAIADVRQFPGLELKPEHGKEIARVSAMIRQAAIEQLPVAHPDYPGVGITISQLSGPTDDPRADWKNAVTMPTGPLSWDDPATWTGAIDRCPCGTGTCAKMAVLHAKGELPLNEDFRHQGILGTVFTGRLEKTTRIGERAAVVPTLAGTSWIHGFHTIVLDHDDPFPEGYTLGDIWPKQ, from the coding sequence ATGGGTTTCAAGCGAAGCATCCATGCGGTGGAGACCCATTCGGGTATTCCCATGCGCGTCGTGACGGGCGGCATCCCGCATATTCCCGGCGACACCGTCCAGGCCAAGATGAAATGGCTGGAGGCCAATGACGACGGACTGCGCAAGCTGCTGCTGCGCGAACCGCGCGGCTACCCGGCCCACTGTTGCAACATCGTCGTGCCGCCCTGTCACCCAGAGGCGGACGCCGGTTACATCATTCTGGAGCAGGTCGAATACCCGATGATGTCGGGCGGCAACACCATCTCCGTGGCCACCGTGCTGCTGGAAATGGGCATGCTGCCGATGCGGGAGCCGGTGACTGAGCTGACGCTGGAAGCGCCGGCCGGCCTTATCCGCATCACTGCCGAGTGCAAGGACGGCAAGGTCAAGAGCGTGAAGTTCAGGAACGTACCGGCGTTTGCCGCGCATCTGGATGCCGTCATCGACGTGCCGCATCTGGGCAAGGTGCGCGTGGATGTCGGCTGGGGCGGCATGTTCTACGCGATTGCCGACGTGCGCCAGTTTCCGGGACTCGAACTGAAGCCCGAACATGGCAAGGAGATCGCGCGGGTCTCGGCCATGATCCGGCAGGCCGCCATCGAGCAGTTGCCAGTTGCGCACCCCGATTATCCGGGCGTTGGCATCACGATTTCCCAGCTCTCCGGCCCTACAGACGACCCGCGGGCTGACTGGAAGAACGCGGTCACTATGCCCACCGGTCCGCTCTCGTGGGACGATCCGGCCACCTGGACGGGCGCGATCGACCGTTGCCCCTGCGGAACCGGCACCTGCGCCAAGATGGCCGTGTTGCACGCCAAGGGCGAGCTGCCACTGAACGAGGATTTCCGGCACCAGGGCATCCTGGGTACGGTCTTTACTGGCCGCCTGGAGAAGACGACCCGCATCGGCGAGCGAGCGGCCGTGGTGCCGACGCTGGCCGGCACCAGCTGGATCCATGGTTTTCACACCATCGTGCTGGATCACGATGACCCCTTTCCCGAGGGGTACACCCTTGGGGACATCTGGCCAAAACAGTAG
- a CDS encoding LysR substrate-binding domain-containing protein, protein MAPQFEISETLVGALSLRAIKSFLAAAKFSSFTGAANALSVTPAAVSKQVRELEDYLGTALFVRSGRTVALTADGEMFKDAAQLSLINIHQAAERLRKRIPARQTLIVCCSPAFSALWLHRRLPEFLQDAPDIELTVLATQNFISMEAGVQPDVYIAKLASLREGYDSEHLFDDEVYPVCTPQYLQRHGPISAPEGLLDMSLLDLSAYGRSQISEHIDWKVWLALHDVDTSWRADIPRQLFTSNDYPAIVQLALAHQGVTLGWHHLVGHLVDSGDLVRPLPHKTIMRNRGHYLSVRRDKADASVCKRFCQWIRQQLAVQSSTKS, encoded by the coding sequence ATGGCGCCTCAATTCGAAATCAGCGAAACCCTGGTCGGCGCACTTTCGCTGCGCGCCATCAAGTCATTTCTCGCGGCCGCAAAGTTCAGCAGTTTTACGGGGGCTGCCAATGCACTCAGCGTGACCCCCGCAGCCGTCAGCAAGCAGGTTCGGGAGCTTGAGGACTACCTCGGGACGGCGCTGTTTGTTCGCTCGGGCAGAACCGTCGCACTGACGGCCGATGGCGAGATGTTCAAGGATGCCGCCCAGCTTTCGCTGATCAATATTCATCAGGCCGCCGAACGCCTGCGCAAGAGAATTCCCGCCAGGCAGACCCTGATCGTGTGCTGTTCGCCGGCGTTTTCGGCGCTGTGGCTCCATAGGCGGCTGCCCGAATTCCTTCAGGACGCGCCGGATATCGAACTCACCGTACTGGCCACGCAGAATTTCATCTCGATGGAAGCAGGCGTGCAGCCGGACGTGTACATCGCGAAACTGGCCAGCTTGCGCGAGGGATACGACAGTGAGCACCTGTTCGACGACGAGGTCTATCCGGTTTGCACTCCGCAGTATCTGCAGCGACATGGCCCGATCTCGGCACCCGAAGGGTTGCTCGACATGTCGTTGCTGGATCTCAGCGCCTACGGTCGCTCGCAGATTTCCGAGCATATCGACTGGAAGGTCTGGCTGGCGCTGCATGACGTGGATACCAGCTGGCGCGCCGATATCCCGCGGCAGCTATTCACCAGCAACGACTATCCGGCCATCGTGCAGCTGGCCCTCGCGCATCAGGGCGTGACCCTGGGCTGGCATCATCTCGTCGGGCATCTGGTCGACAGCGGCGACCTCGTGCGTCCGCTGCCGCACAAGACCATCATGAGGAATCGCGGCCATTACCTCTCCGTGCGTAGAGACAAGGCGGACGCCAGCGTGTGCAAGCGATTCTGCCAGTGGATCAGGCAGCAACTCGCCGTGCAATCGTCAACCAAAAGTTGA
- a CDS encoding GlxA family transcriptional regulator: MRGDYSFLRPGKSAPEVEAPLRIGIAPTPDFTLMSLSCFVEFLRLSADEADFSRQIYCSWDLLSHEMAPIRSSCGFPMLPTRLFGDPTAYDYVVVHGGLLHSAAPIPDELYRFVQSCVEARVPVIGLCTGQFILAELGYLAGKRCAVHFSLAHAMQSNFPDVIAVTDAPVVVDGGFITCPGGLAAINLAMHLVTTSCGNTRSHKALHYLMADRGFEEIQAMKDDSEIGLHCPDRRVVNAVGLMRQRTFEPGSIAGIAQAIGTTERELTRLFRKHLRVAPLQYWRGMRLNAAKWMVINSDRSITQIAYECGFTDSSHLIHWFKREFNVTPSKLRRLQSDFGVH; encoded by the coding sequence ATGCGGGGCGATTACTCTTTTCTGCGGCCGGGCAAGTCTGCGCCGGAGGTGGAGGCGCCGCTCAGAATCGGCATCGCGCCGACGCCGGACTTCACCCTGATGTCGCTTTCGTGCTTCGTCGAGTTTCTGCGACTGTCGGCCGATGAGGCGGATTTCAGCAGGCAAATCTACTGCTCATGGGATCTCCTGTCTCACGAGATGGCGCCCATCCGCTCGAGCTGCGGTTTCCCGATGCTGCCGACCAGACTCTTCGGCGACCCGACTGCCTATGACTACGTTGTGGTGCATGGCGGGTTGCTCCATAGTGCCGCGCCAATCCCCGACGAGCTCTACCGATTCGTACAATCCTGCGTGGAAGCGCGCGTCCCCGTCATCGGGCTATGCACCGGTCAATTCATTCTTGCCGAACTGGGATATCTGGCCGGAAAACGATGTGCTGTTCACTTCTCACTCGCGCATGCGATGCAGAGCAACTTTCCGGATGTCATCGCTGTGACGGACGCGCCTGTCGTCGTGGATGGTGGATTCATCACATGCCCCGGCGGTCTTGCGGCGATCAACCTTGCGATGCACCTGGTGACGACCAGCTGCGGTAATACGCGATCGCACAAGGCGCTTCACTATCTGATGGCCGACCGAGGATTCGAAGAAATTCAGGCCATGAAGGACGACTCGGAGATCGGTCTGCATTGCCCGGACCGGCGGGTCGTGAATGCAGTCGGGCTGATGAGGCAACGAACATTTGAGCCAGGCTCCATTGCCGGCATCGCGCAAGCGATCGGCACGACCGAGCGCGAGCTTACCCGCCTTTTCAGAAAGCATCTGCGTGTCGCCCCCCTTCAGTACTGGAGGGGCATGCGCCTGAACGCAGCGAAATGGATGGTGATAAACAGCGATCGGTCGATTACGCAGATCGCGTACGAGTGCGGCTTTACAGACAGCTCGCATCTCATACATTGGTTCAAACGCGAATTCAACGTCACGCCCTCGAAGCTGAGAAGACTTCAGTCAGACTTTGGCGTCCACTAA
- a CDS encoding cis-3-hydroxy-L-proline dehydratase produces the protein MKITKISLYQVDLPLKEGSYSWSTFSFAWFDSTVIVVETDSGLSGVGEICPLGPSYLPAYAEGARAGLVKIAEGLIGEDPCQIGRINFRMDELLKGHPYVKSALDMACWDILGKATSQPVYNLLGGRLQDAVRLFKVVSRQDPDAMAKKIREYQNQGFKQFQMKVGAGADSDIERIRKVSAELRPGNVLAADANTGWRQHEALRVVKAIRDIDIYIEQPCPSYEECLTVRNHTDHPMILDECMEDIRLLMRGCQDRAMDVVNLKISRVGGLTKARQFRDLAVTMGISLTIEDSWGAEIATAALCHLAHSTPSGFHFQSSAFHEYHSLTVASGGPELHDGYMSVSAQPGLGVSPNMDVLGDPVAVVGRLT, from the coding sequence TTGAAGATCACGAAAATTTCTCTCTACCAGGTGGACCTGCCCCTCAAAGAGGGTTCCTATAGCTGGTCCACGTTTTCGTTTGCGTGGTTCGACTCGACCGTGATCGTCGTCGAAACGGACTCTGGACTCTCCGGTGTCGGCGAGATTTGCCCTCTCGGACCGTCCTACCTGCCCGCCTATGCCGAGGGCGCTCGCGCGGGCCTCGTCAAGATTGCCGAAGGTCTGATCGGCGAAGACCCCTGCCAGATCGGCCGGATCAATTTCCGCATGGACGAGCTTCTCAAAGGCCATCCGTATGTGAAGTCAGCGTTGGATATGGCCTGCTGGGATATCCTGGGCAAGGCGACCAGTCAGCCGGTCTACAACCTGCTCGGCGGGCGTCTGCAGGATGCAGTCAGACTCTTCAAGGTGGTGAGCCGGCAAGACCCCGATGCGATGGCAAAAAAAATCCGCGAGTATCAAAACCAGGGCTTCAAACAGTTTCAGATGAAGGTCGGTGCGGGCGCAGATTCGGATATCGAGCGCATTCGCAAGGTGTCTGCTGAACTGCGCCCCGGCAATGTCCTGGCGGCAGATGCGAACACCGGGTGGCGGCAACACGAGGCGCTACGCGTTGTCAAAGCCATTCGGGACATCGATATCTACATCGAACAGCCGTGCCCGAGCTATGAGGAGTGCCTCACGGTCAGGAACCATACGGATCATCCAATGATCCTCGATGAATGCATGGAAGACATTCGCTTGTTGATGCGTGGCTGTCAGGATCGAGCGATGGATGTCGTCAATCTCAAGATAAGCCGTGTAGGCGGTCTGACGAAGGCCAGGCAGTTCCGGGATCTCGCGGTGACGATGGGCATTTCGCTCACCATCGAAGACTCGTGGGGAGCAGAGATTGCGACGGCCGCCCTTTGCCATCTCGCGCACTCGACGCCCTCCGGTTTTCACTTCCAGTCGTCGGCGTTCCATGAGTACCACAGTCTCACGGTCGCTTCGGGCGGCCCGGAACTGCACGATGGCTATATGTCGGTCTCGGCTCAGCCGGGTCTCGGCGTCTCGCCCAATATGGATGTGCTCGGGGACCCCGTCGCCGTTGTCGGTCGATTAACCTGA
- a CDS encoding aminotransferase class I/II-fold pyridoxal phosphate-dependent enzyme — translation MSASSAYRRTTHIECKEAPQSLSFDSQAVHAGNLVDATTGAIRTPIVMANSYRLPDDPSALDWSDSQTLFYTRNLGFNQLCLERKLAALENGEEAVVFGTGVAALHAVFFTFLKSGDHVVVSDVTYEAVWRLFSELLPQRYGIEATFVDISDLAAVRAAIRPNTKLIHAETIANPTTKVADVEAHLSQRSSGHFLV, via the coding sequence ATTTCCGCTTCTTCAGCGTATAGGCGAACAACGCATATTGAATGTAAGGAAGCGCCGCAAAGCCTCTCGTTCGACAGTCAGGCCGTACATGCGGGAAATCTGGTTGACGCCACGACGGGAGCAATTCGCACGCCGATCGTCATGGCAAACTCGTACAGATTGCCTGATGATCCGTCCGCACTCGACTGGTCAGATTCTCAAACGCTCTTCTACACGCGGAACCTCGGCTTCAACCAGCTTTGTCTCGAGCGCAAGCTTGCGGCACTGGAAAACGGTGAGGAGGCCGTTGTTTTTGGAACCGGCGTGGCGGCGCTGCATGCGGTCTTCTTCACATTCCTGAAGAGCGGCGATCATGTTGTTGTGAGCGATGTGACGTATGAGGCCGTCTGGCGCCTTTTCAGTGAACTGCTTCCGCAACGGTACGGTATCGAGGCGACCTTTGTGGACATCAGCGATCTCGCTGCCGTACGCGCAGCCATACGCCCGAACACAAAGCTGATTCATGCCGAGACGATTGCGAATCCGACTACAAAGGTGGCGGATGTCGAAGCACACCTATCACAGCGCTCATCGGGGCACTTCCTCGTTTGA
- a CDS encoding Lrp/AsnC ligand binding domain-containing protein, protein MHLQPVMHSVALVSINHTGTLDSMKRSFAQYPEIQQCYYVAGEWDFVLVLTVRNMEEYTALTRQLFFSNNNVKRFKTLVSMSSVKVGLGVPLAPGNT, encoded by the coding sequence ATGCACTTGCAGCCAGTCATGCACTCGGTAGCACTAGTGTCCATTAACCATACTGGAACGCTCGACTCGATGAAGCGCAGCTTTGCGCAGTATCCGGAAATCCAGCAGTGCTATTACGTCGCGGGCGAATGGGACTTCGTGCTGGTCCTGACAGTGCGCAATATGGAGGAATACACCGCGCTTACGCGGCAACTGTTCTTCTCGAACAACAACGTCAAACGCTTCAAGACGCTGGTGAGCATGAGCAGCGTGAAGGTCGGACTCGGTGTGCCTCTCGCTCCCGGGAACACGTGA
- a CDS encoding MFS transporter, giving the protein MTDINADPITEAAASPLYSHAKGNIARLTVAQALAGANSTVVYATGAIVGNMLAPSRALATLPISIFVVGMAACSLPAGAIAQRHGRRAAFLTGTGLGVLAGLLAALAAVLASFWLFCVATFFGGAYAAVVLSFRFAAADCVPPERRPRALSLVMAGGVLAGVIGPQLVTRTMYLWAPYTFAATFVAQAAVAALSALILLGVRLPMPSTSEAAGGRPLGVIARQPRFVIAVICAVVSYLLMNFLMTAAPLAMQMCGLSQASANLGIQWHVIAMYAPGFFTGRLITRFGAQKVVMVGLALTALSATVGMLGVDVAHFWLTLILLGIGWNFGFVGASALVLECHYPEEKARVQSLNDFLVFGTMAFGSFLSGGLLTAYGWDTVLRLSFVPLVLAVVVLAGSSAARSRVTAE; this is encoded by the coding sequence ATGACAGACATCAACGCAGACCCGATAACCGAAGCCGCAGCGTCGCCGCTTTACTCCCACGCGAAGGGCAATATCGCGCGCCTCACCGTCGCGCAGGCGCTCGCCGGCGCGAACTCGACCGTCGTCTACGCAACGGGCGCAATCGTCGGCAACATGCTGGCGCCCAGTCGTGCGCTGGCGACCCTGCCGATTTCGATCTTCGTCGTGGGCATGGCGGCCTGCTCACTGCCCGCCGGCGCTATCGCACAACGTCATGGCCGCCGCGCCGCCTTCCTGACGGGCACGGGACTCGGCGTTCTCGCCGGTTTACTCGCGGCGCTGGCGGCGGTGCTGGCTTCCTTCTGGCTGTTTTGCGTCGCGACGTTCTTTGGCGGTGCGTATGCCGCTGTGGTTCTGTCCTTCCGTTTTGCGGCGGCGGATTGCGTGCCGCCGGAGCGGCGTCCTCGCGCGCTGTCCCTTGTGATGGCGGGCGGCGTGCTCGCGGGAGTGATAGGGCCGCAACTCGTGACGCGCACGATGTATCTGTGGGCACCGTACACGTTTGCCGCGACCTTCGTTGCGCAAGCGGCTGTCGCTGCGTTGTCGGCGCTCATCCTGCTCGGTGTCCGTCTTCCGATGCCGTCGACGTCGGAGGCCGCGGGTGGCCGTCCGCTCGGCGTCATCGCTCGCCAGCCGCGCTTCGTGATCGCCGTGATCTGCGCGGTCGTCTCGTACCTGCTGATGAACTTCCTGATGACGGCGGCGCCGCTGGCCATGCAGATGTGCGGTCTGTCGCAGGCGTCGGCCAATCTCGGCATTCAGTGGCATGTCATCGCGATGTACGCGCCGGGTTTCTTCACCGGCCGGCTGATTACGCGATTCGGCGCGCAAAAGGTGGTCATGGTGGGCCTTGCGCTTACCGCGCTGTCGGCTACCGTCGGCATGCTGGGCGTCGATGTCGCGCATTTCTGGCTGACGCTGATCCTGCTCGGCATAGGCTGGAACTTCGGGTTCGTGGGCGCGTCGGCCCTCGTGCTCGAATGTCATTACCCGGAAGAAAAGGCCCGCGTGCAGTCCCTCAACGACTTCCTCGTGTTCGGGACGATGGCCTTTGGTTCATTCCTGTCGGGCGGGCTGTTGACGGCATATGGATGGGATACCGTGCTTCGGCTTTCATTCGTGCCGCTCGTGCTGGCTGTCGTCGTGCTCGCTGGTTCGTCGGCGGCGCGCAGCCGTGTTACCGCCGAGTGA
- a CDS encoding SDR family NAD(P)-dependent oxidoreductase — protein MGNSFSSKVAIVTGGGSGIGKEVAARLVKAGASVVIGGRDEAKLKQAAADIDPSGTRVRFLAGDIARPATAAALVELATQAFGGVDILVNNAGVFRPKPFLDMNESEYDWFLDTILKGKFFMAQAAAKAMQQRGGGAIVQTGSLWALQAIGATPSAAYSAANGGVHALTRNLAIELAASNIRVNAVAPAVVETPVYNTFMTDDQVKETLPSFNDFHPLGRNGQPADVAEAILFLASPNASWITGTVLSVDGGVMAGRHA, from the coding sequence GTGGGTAATAGTTTTTCTTCCAAAGTCGCAATCGTGACGGGCGGCGGCTCGGGCATCGGCAAAGAAGTGGCCGCCCGTCTCGTGAAAGCAGGTGCCAGCGTGGTCATTGGTGGTCGCGACGAGGCCAAGCTCAAGCAGGCAGCGGCGGATATCGATCCGTCCGGTACGCGAGTCCGTTTCCTTGCGGGCGACATCGCGCGGCCCGCTACGGCAGCGGCGCTGGTGGAACTGGCGACGCAGGCGTTCGGCGGCGTCGACATTCTCGTCAACAACGCGGGCGTGTTCCGCCCCAAGCCCTTCCTCGATATGAACGAGTCCGAGTACGACTGGTTTCTCGATACGATCCTCAAGGGCAAGTTCTTCATGGCGCAGGCCGCGGCGAAAGCGATGCAGCAGCGCGGCGGCGGCGCGATCGTGCAGACGGGTTCGCTCTGGGCCCTGCAGGCCATCGGCGCGACGCCTTCGGCTGCTTACTCGGCGGCGAACGGTGGGGTCCATGCGTTGACGCGCAACCTGGCCATCGAACTGGCGGCGTCGAACATCCGGGTCAATGCCGTGGCGCCCGCCGTCGTGGAAACGCCCGTCTACAACACGTTCATGACGGACGATCAGGTCAAGGAAACCTTGCCGTCGTTCAACGACTTCCACCCGCTAGGTCGCAACGGCCAACCGGCCGACGTCGCCGAGGCGATTCTGTTCCTCGCTTCGCCGAACGCATCGTGGATCACGGGCACCGTTCTTTCCGTCGATGGCGGCGTCATGGCGGGTCGCCACGCCTGA